In Myxococcales bacterium, a single genomic region encodes these proteins:
- a CDS encoding lysophospholipid acyltransferase family protein gives MAQPAFVGTSPRESDGVLDVPLVPAGRAPGEWLLLGLARSLALFPWRARAAFGAFAAWFAGTLLRVRRAHVEACLVRAGLDPRAARGMYGSLGAGLIELLWSANRRTDISPWVTFDEAARRSLDDIRQRRRGVVIAASHTGNWDLAACAVARELPLVVVTKRLRVRFLDAFWQRTRAARGVRLVEPRGALRSAHSQLQKGGAVAMMLDQVPARRRHGVRGSFLGATAWLDKTPATVAARSGAPLLVAAGRRLPNGTHVISTLATFEPPARADAAWIEATTREATAALERFICAHPTSWLWLHRRWKEPPLG, from the coding sequence ATGGCCCAGCCGGCTTTCGTGGGTACCTCCCCGCGCGAGAGCGACGGCGTCCTCGACGTCCCGCTTGTGCCAGCGGGGCGAGCACCGGGCGAGTGGCTCCTCTTGGGTCTCGCCCGGTCCTTGGCCTTGTTCCCATGGCGCGCCCGCGCCGCGTTCGGCGCCTTCGCGGCGTGGTTCGCCGGCACGCTTCTGCGCGTGCGGCGGGCCCACGTGGAAGCTTGCCTCGTACGGGCCGGTCTCGACCCACGCGCCGCTAGGGGCATGTACGGTTCCTTGGGCGCCGGCCTCATCGAGCTCTTGTGGTCGGCCAACCGACGAACCGACATCAGCCCCTGGGTGACGTTCGACGAGGCCGCGCGCAGAAGCCTCGACGACATTCGCCAACGTCGGCGCGGTGTGGTGATCGCTGCGTCGCACACCGGCAATTGGGATTTGGCCGCGTGCGCCGTGGCTCGCGAGCTGCCGCTCGTCGTCGTCACGAAGCGCCTCCGAGTCAGGTTCCTCGACGCGTTCTGGCAGCGCACTCGCGCGGCGCGAGGGGTCCGTCTCGTGGAGCCCAGAGGCGCGCTCCGGAGCGCACACTCGCAGCTCCAGAAGGGCGGGGCCGTCGCCATGATGCTCGACCAAGTCCCTGCGCGGCGACGGCACGGTGTGCGCGGCAGCTTTCTTGGCGCGACGGCGTGGCTCGACAAGACGCCCGCCACGGTGGCGGCCCGGAGTGGTGCGCCGCTCCTCGTCGCCGCGGGAAGACGCTTGCCCAACGGGACGCACGTCATTTCCACGCTCGCCACCTTCGAGCCCCCCGCGCGAGCCGATGCCGCGTGGATCGAGGCGACCACTCGCGAAGCGACCGCGGCGCTCGAGCGGTTCATCTGCGCCCACCCCACCAGTTGGCTCTGGCTGCACCGACGTTGGAAGGAGCCGCCGCTCGGGTGA
- the tsf gene encoding translation elongation factor Ts, whose amino-acid sequence MAAITPTMIKELRERTQAGMSDCKSALTESEGNVDKAVEIILKKGIVKAASREGRIATEGEVRTWVDAENKRGVIVEVNCQTDFVARGDDFRGFVATCVDVAKGLARGADLAAQSVGGKALDVVRQEMVAKTGENTVIRRWDAIEAKTPSEFVHAYIHMGGKLAVLIRAEAPNGDARKNPEFSAFIDNCAMQIGAMNPAVVAKEQITEEMLAKQKDIYAGQLKEEGKPEAAWPKIIEGKVAKWYTEVTLLGQDNVWSPDLGTIEKVRAELGKKLGGEVKLHEFVRFGLGEGIQKKTDDLAAEVAKLTGG is encoded by the coding sequence ATGGCAGCCATCACCCCCACGATGATCAAGGAGCTCCGCGAGCGCACCCAGGCCGGTATGAGCGACTGCAAGTCGGCGCTCACCGAGTCGGAAGGCAACGTCGACAAGGCCGTCGAGATCATCCTCAAGAAGGGCATCGTGAAGGCCGCTTCCCGCGAAGGTCGCATCGCGACGGAAGGGGAAGTGCGCACCTGGGTCGACGCCGAGAACAAGCGCGGCGTCATTGTTGAGGTCAACTGCCAGACGGACTTCGTGGCCCGCGGCGACGACTTCCGCGGCTTTGTCGCGACCTGTGTCGACGTCGCCAAGGGCCTCGCCCGCGGCGCCGATCTCGCTGCTCAATCGGTCGGTGGCAAGGCCCTCGACGTCGTTCGGCAAGAGATGGTGGCCAAGACCGGCGAGAACACCGTCATTCGTCGCTGGGACGCCATCGAAGCGAAGACGCCGTCCGAGTTCGTTCACGCGTACATCCACATGGGCGGCAAGCTCGCGGTCCTCATCCGCGCCGAAGCGCCCAACGGCGACGCCCGCAAGAACCCGGAATTTTCGGCCTTCATCGACAACTGCGCCATGCAGATCGGGGCCATGAACCCCGCCGTCGTCGCCAAGGAGCAGATCACCGAAGAGATGCTCGCCAAGCAGAAGGACATCTACGCCGGCCAGCTCAAGGAAGAGGGTAAGCCGGAAGCGGCGTGGCCCAAGATCATCGAGGGCAAGGTCGCCAAGTGGTACACGGAGGTGACGCTCCTCGGCCAAGACAACGTGTGGTCGCCCGATCTCGGCACCATCGAGAAGGTCCGCGCGGAGCTCGGCAAGAAACTCGGCGGTGAGGTGAAGCTTCACGAGTTCGTGCGCTTCGGCCTCGGCGAAGGCATCCAGAAGAAGACCGACGACCTCGCGGCGGAAGTCGCGAAGCTCACCGGCGGCTGA
- a CDS encoding thiamine phosphate synthase, which yields MALTFPPLLLITDPAYGDAHTARVIARVATELPAGAFAVQYRAKGKKPADFSARARELRRLTEGLGVPLLINGDPATAAEVGADGVHLGRGAPSVADARRSCGPETFVSVSAHTADELRRALIDGANAVLVSPIYASPGKGTARGTAALREAKDIGKARFLVYALGGIEADKVSRCRAAGADGVAVIRALLGAKDVAASARALYQPWAKGV from the coding sequence ATGGCACTCACGTTCCCTCCGCTGCTCCTGATCACGGATCCTGCCTACGGGGACGCGCACACCGCGCGCGTGATCGCCCGCGTCGCGACGGAGTTGCCGGCCGGGGCCTTCGCGGTGCAATACCGCGCCAAAGGAAAGAAGCCAGCGGACTTCAGCGCTCGCGCCCGCGAGCTTCGCCGCCTCACCGAAGGCCTCGGCGTCCCGTTGCTGATCAACGGAGACCCGGCGACGGCCGCCGAGGTCGGCGCCGACGGTGTTCACCTCGGGCGTGGCGCCCCGTCCGTCGCCGATGCGCGCCGCTCGTGCGGTCCCGAGACCTTCGTGTCCGTCTCGGCACACACCGCCGATGAGCTTCGCCGCGCGCTCATCGACGGGGCGAACGCCGTCCTCGTCAGCCCCATCTACGCGAGCCCTGGGAAGGGGACGGCCCGCGGCACGGCGGCGCTCCGCGAAGCGAAGGACATCGGCAAGGCGAGGTTCCTCGTGTACGCGCTCGGCGGCATCGAAGCCGACAAGGTGTCACGCTGCCGCGCGGCGGGGGCCGACGGCGTCGCCGTGATCCGGGCGCTGCTGGGTGCCAAAGACGTGGCCGCCTCGGCTCGCGCTCTCTACCAACCGTGGGCGAAGGGCGTCTAA
- the gatA gene encoding Asp-tRNA(Asn)/Glu-tRNA(Gln) amidotransferase subunit GatA, with protein MKPSTWTVSEIAARVRTGEVSAVSVAEDVLGRIAKLDGELGSFLHVNDKLVDEARAIDAARSRGEPLGPLAGVPIAIKDALATRGAPTTCASKVLAGYMPPYDATVVARLKAAGALVSGKTNMDEFAMGSSCENSAAKITRNPWDLGRIPGGSSGGSAVAVAARLSPASLGSDTGGSIRQPAALTGSVGVKPTYGRVSRYGLVAFASSLDQVGPFATDVRGAARVLATIAGKDAHDATSLDVPVDDYEGACEKSVRGLRLGVPREYFAEGLDAEVEASVRAAIAALEEEGCTVVPVDLPHTRFAVATYYVLATAEASSNLARFDGVRYGRRAEKAGDDIRTMIGRTRDLGFGTEVKRRILLGTFVLSAGYYDAYYLKAQKMRTLLRRDFEQAFASVDALICPTAPTPAFRLGEKTADPLAMYLSDIYTLPASLAGLPAASVPCAPTKAGLPVGLQLMAPALKETTLFALAAAWESRCPGRVPPMAS; from the coding sequence GTGAAGCCAAGCACATGGACCGTCTCCGAGATCGCGGCGCGCGTGCGCACCGGCGAGGTGTCGGCCGTTTCTGTCGCAGAAGACGTGCTCGGAAGGATCGCCAAGCTCGACGGCGAGCTCGGCTCGTTCCTTCACGTCAATGACAAGCTCGTCGACGAGGCGCGCGCCATCGACGCCGCCCGCTCTCGCGGCGAGCCGCTCGGGCCCCTCGCCGGCGTGCCCATCGCCATCAAAGACGCCCTCGCCACGCGAGGAGCGCCAACGACCTGCGCGTCAAAGGTCCTCGCGGGCTACATGCCTCCCTACGACGCCACGGTCGTCGCGCGGCTCAAGGCCGCAGGCGCCCTCGTGAGCGGCAAGACGAACATGGATGAGTTCGCCATGGGCTCCTCCTGCGAGAACAGCGCCGCCAAGATCACACGCAACCCGTGGGACCTTGGCCGCATCCCCGGTGGCTCGTCCGGCGGTAGCGCCGTAGCGGTTGCCGCGCGCCTCTCGCCCGCCTCCCTGGGGAGCGACACCGGCGGCTCCATTCGCCAACCGGCCGCGTTGACCGGCTCCGTCGGCGTCAAGCCGACGTACGGCCGCGTCTCGCGGTATGGCCTCGTGGCCTTCGCCTCAAGCCTCGACCAAGTGGGGCCCTTTGCCACCGACGTTCGCGGCGCCGCCCGCGTCCTCGCCACCATCGCTGGCAAGGACGCCCACGACGCGACCTCGCTCGATGTTCCCGTCGACGACTACGAGGGCGCTTGCGAGAAGAGCGTGCGCGGCCTGCGTCTCGGCGTGCCTCGCGAGTATTTTGCCGAGGGCCTCGACGCCGAGGTCGAGGCGTCGGTGCGCGCCGCCATCGCCGCCCTCGAAGAAGAAGGGTGCACGGTCGTCCCCGTCGATCTTCCGCACACGCGCTTCGCCGTGGCCACCTACTACGTCCTCGCGACGGCCGAGGCCTCGAGCAACCTGGCGCGGTTCGACGGTGTTCGTTACGGACGACGCGCCGAAAAGGCCGGCGACGACATCCGAACCATGATCGGCAGGACCCGCGACTTGGGCTTCGGCACCGAGGTGAAGCGACGGATCTTGCTGGGAACGTTCGTGCTCTCGGCGGGCTACTACGACGCGTACTACCTGAAGGCGCAGAAGATGCGGACGCTCCTTCGGCGCGACTTCGAGCAAGCCTTCGCGTCCGTCGACGCGCTCATCTGTCCCACGGCGCCGACGCCGGCCTTCCGGCTTGGAGAGAAGACGGCCGACCCGCTCGCCATGTATTTGAGTGACATCTACACGCTTCCGGCGAGCCTCGCGGGCCTGCCCGCGGCGAGCGTGCCGTGTGCCCCAACGAAGGCGGGCCTGCCCGTTGGACTTCAGCTCATGGCGCCGGCGCTCAAGGAGACGACGCTGTTCGCGCTGGCCGCCGCGTGGGAGTCGCGCTGCCCGGGGCGCGTGCCGCCCATGGCCTCATGA
- a CDS encoding tetratricopeptide repeat protein: MTRIVVMGALSAAVATAPFQCGRGIDPGLRQEETAGDALWALGQSFADAGEPRAARQTYRFLVERYPSSRHVPAAREELDRRE; encoded by the coding sequence ATGACGCGCATCGTCGTCATGGGCGCCCTCAGCGCGGCCGTCGCCACGGCGCCGTTCCAGTGCGGGCGCGGCATCGACCCGGGCCTCCGGCAGGAGGAGACGGCGGGCGACGCGCTCTGGGCCCTGGGCCAGTCTTTCGCCGACGCCGGTGAGCCGCGCGCGGCGCGGCAGACCTACCGGTTCCTGGTGGAGCGGTACCCTTCGAGTCGTCACGTCCCTGCGGCCCGCGAGGAGCTCGACCGGCGCGAGTAG
- a CDS encoding ATP-binding cassette domain-containing protein, protein MERQRGAFRHHAKAVLLFFDLGLLEDHVEVLGRHGRDDNPTGRNSPALIQGTAPLCAKHRKRLRGAAFGPVVGIAASGHDPDLPVPAGLKVDVPKDVVVRLDDVSKSFGEQDVLKHISFDARRAETTVIIGGSGAGKTTLIRIIVALEKPTSGRVIIDGEDIVPMRDSALNAVRRKFGMVYQYAALLDSQTVMENVAFPLVEHTKLSGKEIRERVLAKLEVVGLDPLVVETKFPAELSGGMRKRVGLARALMLEPKVLVYDEPTSGLDPEMSRLVDDLIEETRDRFGVTSLVISHDIASCFRIAHQAILVIKGEVVARGKPEELAHGDNEVAKHFIRESWVDVDAVSSRR, encoded by the coding sequence ATGGAGCGTCAACGTGGTGCCTTCCGGCATCACGCGAAAGCCGTCCTTCTCTTCTTTGACCTGGGCCTGCTTGAGGATCATGTCGAGGTGCTCGGGCGTCATGGGCGCGACGATAACCCCACCGGCCGCAATTCCCCAGCGCTCATTCAGGGAACAGCGCCGCTCTGCGCGAAACACCGAAAAAGACTTCGCGGGGCGGCCTTCGGGCCGGTTGTGGGAATCGCCGCCTCGGGCCATGATCCCGACCTCCCCGTGCCTGCCGGTCTTAAAGTCGACGTTCCCAAAGACGTGGTCGTGCGCCTCGACGACGTGTCCAAGTCGTTCGGCGAGCAAGACGTCCTGAAGCACATCAGCTTCGACGCGCGCCGTGCCGAAACGACCGTCATCATTGGGGGCTCCGGCGCCGGCAAGACGACCCTCATCCGGATCATCGTCGCTCTCGAAAAGCCGACCTCCGGGCGGGTCATCATCGACGGCGAGGACATCGTCCCCATGCGCGACAGCGCCCTCAACGCCGTCCGGCGCAAGTTCGGCATGGTCTACCAGTACGCGGCGCTCCTCGACTCCCAGACGGTCATGGAGAACGTCGCGTTCCCGCTCGTCGAGCACACGAAGCTGAGCGGCAAGGAGATCCGCGAACGCGTCCTCGCAAAGCTCGAGGTCGTGGGTCTCGACCCGCTGGTCGTTGAAACGAAGTTCCCTGCGGAGCTGTCCGGCGGCATGCGCAAGCGCGTCGGTCTCGCTCGCGCGTTGATGCTCGAACCAAAGGTCCTCGTCTACGACGAGCCCACCAGCGGACTCGACCCGGAGATGAGTCGGCTCGTCGACGACCTCATCGAAGAGACGCGTGATCGTTTCGGGGTGACGAGCCTTGTCATCTCGCACGACATCGCGAGCTGCTTTCGTATCGCGCACCAGGCCATCTTGGTCATCAAGGGCGAGGTCGTGGCGCGGGGAAAACCGGAAGAATTGGCCCACGGCGACAACGAGGTCGCCAAGCACTTCATCCGCGAATCGTGGGTCGACGTCGATGCGGTTTCGTCGCGTCGGTAA
- a CDS encoding helicase, protein MTEASRIVAFLGPTNTGKTHHAVERMLECDSGMMGLPLRLLAREVFDRVASRVGRDRVALVTGEEKHIPRRPRYIIATVEAMPQGAGATGADVDFVAIDEVQLAAHRERGHVFTRCLLHARGREETWLLGADTMRQMIRALVPTATHVEHPRLSSLRHTGQQKLNRLPPRSAIVAFSMDRVYELAERVRVARGGAAVVLGALSPRTRNAQVAMFQAGEVDTIVATDAIGMGLNLDIAHVAFAATTKFDGRESRPLEDAELAQIAGRAGRYLADGTFGSLAPQEIGGAQVAAVERHQFAPITALRYRPHVLIFSSTTALLDSLHVLPRRPGLQPAPKADDELAFEELAKEPSVRSRLRSEDDVRLLWDVASVPDFRKLLFEVHLATLRSIFLELMDRARVSNDFLENVTATLGSAPRDVEGLLSQITELRTWSYVANKQEWTAEPRRWQEETRALEDRLSDALHVALTNRFVSIKGARHSSSAGPKKPSVATPEERPSRPGHPFAVLATFAVSGAIDAPRKVTHHPLEAFVDAAHDAFTLTPDGALRADGRAIAWLARGPKLSLPTVRMAELDDVGAGLRSRLERRALAFARDVAGRLLAPLDGLATSTRAPLRGLAHVLTAGLGTARVRDVSHLLPEYDERDHELLREQGIVLGVLSAYAKALLDEPMLEVRRLLVMAAHPRLARASTARVAFRATRADRTLAHSLGFVVLSDWAVRADVAERIAATAASSAEVAAWVGCGAVEAERIVAAADRSKQEVDEERDPE, encoded by the coding sequence ATGACCGAAGCCTCCCGCATCGTCGCGTTCCTGGGGCCGACGAACACAGGCAAGACCCACCACGCCGTCGAGCGCATGCTCGAGTGCGACTCGGGCATGATGGGCTTGCCGCTCCGCCTCTTGGCGCGAGAGGTCTTTGACCGTGTGGCCAGCCGCGTGGGGCGTGACCGCGTGGCCCTCGTCACGGGGGAGGAGAAACACATTCCGCGGCGACCCCGCTACATCATCGCCACCGTCGAGGCGATGCCCCAGGGCGCGGGCGCGACCGGCGCCGACGTCGACTTCGTCGCCATCGACGAGGTGCAGCTCGCGGCCCATCGTGAGCGCGGCCACGTCTTCACGCGCTGCTTGCTCCACGCGAGGGGCCGTGAGGAAACCTGGCTCCTCGGCGCCGACACGATGCGGCAGATGATCCGCGCGTTGGTGCCGACGGCGACTCACGTCGAGCACCCTCGCCTCTCGTCGCTGCGCCACACGGGTCAGCAGAAGTTGAATCGGCTGCCACCGCGAAGCGCCATCGTCGCCTTCTCGATGGACCGCGTCTACGAGCTCGCGGAGCGGGTGCGCGTAGCGCGGGGCGGCGCTGCCGTGGTGCTCGGGGCGCTCTCGCCCCGGACGCGCAACGCGCAGGTCGCCATGTTTCAAGCCGGCGAGGTCGACACGATCGTGGCGACCGACGCCATCGGCATGGGGCTCAACCTGGACATCGCCCACGTCGCCTTCGCCGCGACGACGAAGTTCGATGGCCGCGAGAGTCGCCCTCTTGAGGATGCCGAACTGGCGCAGATCGCGGGCCGCGCGGGACGTTACCTCGCCGATGGGACCTTCGGCAGCCTCGCACCGCAAGAGATCGGTGGCGCGCAGGTCGCCGCCGTCGAGCGTCATCAGTTTGCTCCCATCACGGCGCTCCGCTACCGGCCACACGTCCTGATTTTCTCCAGCACCACTGCGTTGCTCGACTCGCTCCACGTTCTGCCGCGGCGCCCAGGCCTGCAGCCGGCCCCCAAAGCCGACGACGAGCTAGCGTTTGAGGAGCTGGCCAAGGAGCCGAGCGTCCGCTCGCGGCTCCGCAGCGAAGACGACGTCCGCCTCCTCTGGGACGTGGCAAGCGTCCCCGACTTTCGAAAGCTACTCTTTGAAGTTCACCTGGCGACGCTGCGCTCGATCTTTCTCGAGCTCATGGACCGGGCGCGCGTCTCGAACGACTTCCTCGAGAACGTGACGGCCACTCTGGGCAGTGCGCCCCGCGACGTGGAGGGCCTCCTGTCGCAGATCACCGAACTTCGCACATGGAGCTACGTCGCCAACAAGCAGGAGTGGACCGCCGAGCCGCGTCGCTGGCAGGAGGAGACGCGTGCCCTCGAGGATCGGCTTAGCGACGCGCTCCACGTCGCCCTCACGAACCGCTTCGTGAGCATCAAGGGCGCGCGCCACTCGTCGTCGGCGGGCCCAAAGAAGCCATCGGTTGCAACGCCGGAAGAACGCCCTTCGAGGCCCGGGCACCCGTTCGCGGTGCTCGCCACCTTTGCGGTGTCGGGAGCGATCGATGCGCCGCGCAAGGTGACCCACCATCCCCTCGAAGCCTTCGTCGACGCGGCGCACGACGCCTTCACGCTGACGCCTGATGGGGCGCTTCGCGCGGACGGTCGCGCCATCGCGTGGCTCGCGCGAGGCCCGAAGTTGTCGCTGCCGACGGTGCGCATGGCGGAGCTCGACGACGTCGGCGCGGGGCTTCGAAGTCGCCTCGAGCGCCGCGCCCTGGCCTTCGCCCGCGATGTCGCGGGGCGACTGCTAGCGCCCCTCGACGGGCTCGCGACGTCGACGCGAGCGCCGCTGCGCGGCCTGGCACACGTTCTCACGGCCGGCCTCGGTACGGCGCGCGTGCGTGACGTTAGCCACCTGCTACCGGAATACGATGAGCGCGACCACGAACTCCTTCGCGAGCAGGGGATCGTCCTCGGCGTCCTCTCGGCTTACGCAAAGGCGCTCCTCGATGAGCCCATGCTCGAGGTGCGGCGGCTGCTCGTTATGGCGGCGCACCCGCGGCTCGCCCGCGCTTCCACGGCGAGGGTAGCGTTTCGCGCGACGCGCGCCGACCGCACCTTGGCTCATTCGCTGGGCTTCGTGGTGCTCAGTGATTGGGCGGTTCGCGCCGACGTAGCCGAGCGGATCGCGGCGACGGCGGCCTCGTCGGCGGAGGTTGCGGCGTGGGTTGGCTGCGGCGCCGTCGAGGCCGAGCGCATCGTCGCCGCGGCCGACCGTTCAAAACAGGAAGTAGACGAGGAGCGCGATCCCGAGTGA
- a CDS encoding thiazole synthase translates to MSDPFVLAGKTYQSRLIVGTGKYKSTEETEQAIDASGAEIVTVALRRVDLGDRSAGSLATLLSRRKDWTLLPNTAGCYTADEAVRTLRLARELGIAGLVKVEVIGDKKTLYPDNEETLEACKILVKEGFTVLPYCIDDPVLCKKLEDVGCAAVMPLAAPIGSGLGITSPHNLSIIVEQARVPVIVDAGVGTASDAAVAMELGCQAILMNTAIAHAKDPVLMATAMREAVGAGRKAFLAGRMPKSRYANASSPTAGLIE, encoded by the coding sequence ATGAGCGACCCCTTCGTTCTCGCAGGCAAGACCTACCAAAGCCGCCTTATCGTGGGCACGGGCAAATACAAGTCCACGGAAGAGACGGAGCAGGCCATCGACGCCTCCGGCGCCGAGATCGTGACAGTGGCACTGCGTCGCGTCGATCTCGGCGATCGCTCCGCGGGTTCGCTGGCGACGCTCCTCTCACGTCGCAAGGATTGGACGCTCCTGCCCAACACGGCGGGCTGCTACACGGCCGACGAAGCGGTGCGGACGCTTCGTCTGGCGAGGGAGCTGGGCATCGCAGGACTCGTCAAAGTGGAGGTCATCGGCGACAAGAAGACGCTCTATCCCGACAACGAGGAGACGCTGGAGGCCTGCAAGATCCTCGTGAAGGAGGGCTTCACGGTGCTGCCCTACTGCATCGACGATCCGGTGCTCTGCAAGAAGTTGGAAGACGTCGGCTGCGCCGCCGTGATGCCGCTCGCGGCGCCCATCGGCAGCGGCCTCGGCATCACGAGCCCGCACAACCTCTCGATCATCGTCGAACAGGCTCGCGTCCCCGTCATCGTCGACGCTGGCGTCGGCACGGCGAGTGACGCCGCCGTGGCCATGGAGCTGGGATGCCAGGCGATCCTGATGAACACCGCCATCGCTCACGCGAAAGACCCGGTCCTCATGGCAACCGCCATGCGTGAGGCGGTAGGCGCAGGACGCAAGGCGTTCCTCGCCGGGCGAATGCCCAAGAGCCGATACGCCAACGCTTCGAGCCCTACCGCAGGACTCATCGAATGA
- the gatC gene encoding Asp-tRNA(Asn)/Glu-tRNA(Gln) amidotransferase subunit GatC, whose protein sequence is MDHGFTRRDLDHVATLAALTLSDEEAAGLATDLARILAYVDELAAVDTSSVAPTMNLVFGPAGQEATQDSALRPDEREPSLVRSEVMAGAPRATEQGFLVPTFVET, encoded by the coding sequence ATGGACCACGGGTTCACTCGCCGCGATCTCGACCACGTTGCCACGCTCGCCGCGCTGACGCTCAGCGACGAAGAGGCCGCCGGCCTCGCGACCGACCTCGCGCGCATCCTCGCTTACGTCGACGAGCTCGCCGCCGTCGACACGTCGAGCGTTGCCCCAACGATGAACCTGGTCTTTGGCCCCGCCGGGCAAGAGGCGACGCAAGACAGCGCGCTCCGCCCCGACGAACGCGAGCCGAGTCTCGTTCGCAGCGAGGTCATGGCGGGCGCACCCCGCGCCACGGAGCAAGGGTTCCTCGTTCCCACCTTCGTGGAGACCTGA
- a CDS encoding polysaccharide deacetylase family protein, whose amino-acid sequence MKLAAVSVDLDEIPNYYAIHGLLAEGAAKTAVYDIAVPRLTSLSKAADVPLTLFAVGSDLARAESATALRVARDAGAEMANHTLSHRYDLTRLSRREIAAEIEDGAQAILRATGDKPVGFRAPGYTITDEVFDVLGELGAAYDSSVFPCPAYYLAKTAAIGLIGLRGRTSHSIVDHPAVLTASTRPYRVSRPYTREGGGLLELPIQVTRGLRLPFIGTTVTLAGPDKARWLTRMCLGEPLVNLELHGIDVLDAADGLEPLRPHQPDVRVAKERKLAALDAVFTTLREAGYAFVTLGEAAQQFARR is encoded by the coding sequence ATGAAGCTTGCAGCCGTCAGCGTCGACCTCGACGAGATCCCGAACTACTACGCCATCCACGGCCTTCTCGCGGAGGGCGCGGCCAAGACCGCGGTCTACGACATCGCCGTCCCTCGGCTCACGTCGCTCTCGAAGGCGGCGGATGTTCCGCTCACGCTCTTCGCGGTGGGCTCGGATCTCGCGCGCGCCGAGTCGGCGACCGCGCTGCGGGTCGCCCGCGACGCCGGCGCCGAAATGGCGAACCACACGCTGTCGCATCGGTATGACCTAACGCGGCTGTCGCGCCGCGAGATCGCGGCCGAGATCGAGGACGGCGCGCAAGCGATCCTCCGAGCGACGGGAGACAAGCCGGTAGGTTTTCGTGCGCCCGGATACACGATCACGGACGAAGTCTTCGACGTCTTGGGCGAGCTTGGGGCCGCGTACGACTCGTCTGTCTTCCCGTGCCCCGCGTATTACCTGGCGAAGACTGCGGCCATCGGGCTCATCGGCCTCCGCGGCCGAACGAGCCACTCGATCGTGGACCACCCGGCGGTCCTCACCGCGTCGACGCGCCCCTATCGCGTGTCGCGGCCCTACACGCGCGAGGGCGGCGGCCTCTTGGAGCTGCCGATCCAGGTCACGCGCGGCCTGCGTTTGCCGTTCATCGGCACGACGGTCACCTTGGCGGGCCCCGACAAGGCCCGCTGGCTTACGCGCATGTGCCTCGGTGAGCCGCTCGTGAACCTTGAGCTTCACGGGATCGATGTCCTCGACGCCGCGGACGGGCTCGAGCCCCTCAGGCCGCACCAGCCGGACGTGCGCGTGGCCAAGGAGCGGAAGCTCGCCGCCCTCGACGCTGTCTTCACGACGCTGCGCGAGGCCGGATACGCTTTCGTCACGCTCGGCGAGGCAGCGCAGCAATTCGCTCGCCGGTAG
- the rpsB gene encoding 30S ribosomal protein S2, whose protein sequence is MPTTSVGRPEFPLPLKSLLDAGVHFGHQTKRWNPKMKQFIFGARNGIHIIDLDQTVRLFSRAFYFVEETVSRGGNVLFIGTKRQAQEIIKEEASRCGAHYVVNRWLGGTLTNFRTIKQGLERMCQLERMKDDGTHLQLPKKEVSRLEKERERFEKYLGGLKNMNSLPAAVFVIDPAMETIAVQEARKLEIPILAIADTNCDPDLIDYPIPGNDDAIRSIRLITARLADAIHEGAQRRKDVNANEGREGRGGDRGAPQADVYRRGGARRDGGPAPGGGEAAN, encoded by the coding sequence ATGCCGACCACCTCGGTCGGTCGCCCCGAGTTCCCGCTTCCCCTCAAGTCGCTCCTCGATGCGGGCGTCCACTTCGGACACCAGACGAAGCGGTGGAACCCCAAGATGAAGCAGTTCATCTTCGGCGCCCGCAACGGCATCCACATCATCGACCTCGACCAGACGGTGCGCCTCTTCTCGCGCGCCTTCTACTTCGTTGAGGAGACGGTTTCGCGCGGCGGCAACGTGCTGTTCATCGGCACCAAGCGCCAGGCGCAAGAGATCATCAAGGAAGAAGCGAGCCGCTGCGGCGCTCACTACGTGGTCAACCGCTGGCTCGGCGGAACGCTCACCAACTTCCGCACCATCAAGCAGGGCCTCGAGCGCATGTGCCAACTCGAGCGCATGAAGGACGACGGCACCCACCTCCAGCTTCCGAAGAAGGAAGTCTCGCGTCTTGAGAAGGAGCGCGAGCGCTTCGAGAAGTACCTGGGCGGCCTCAAGAACATGAACTCGCTCCCGGCCGCCGTGTTCGTCATCGACCCGGCCATGGAGACCATCGCCGTTCAAGAGGCGCGCAAGCTCGAGATTCCGATCCTTGCCATCGCCGACACGAACTGCGACCCGGACCTCATCGACTACCCGATCCCGGGCAACGACGACGCCATCCGGTCCATTCGCCTTATCACCGCGCGACTCGCCGACGCGATCCACGAAGGTGCGCAACGACGCAAGGACGTGAACGCCAACGAGGGCCGCGAGGGCCGCGGCGGTGATCGCGGCGCTCCGCAAGCCGACGTCTACCGCCGCGGCGGGGCTCGCCGCGATGGCGGACCGGCGCCCGGCGGCGGCGAAGCCGCGAACTGA